The DNA window CCAGGCCCGACGTCTGGAGGGATGCACGACCAGCCTCACCCCCTGGGCCAGAAGGTAAAGGGTCACCGCGGACGTGAACGCCAGGTAGAGGGGCCCCAACGCCGGATGACGCGCCAGCATCACCCCGATCATACCGGCCACTAGCCCGTGCACCGCCCCCCAGAAGGCCGCCCGGCGCGACGTCGTCCTCACCGGCAGCATGGGCACCCCGGCCCGGGCGTAGTCCTCCCGATAGACCAGCGCCAGGCTCCAGAAGTGAATGGGCGTCCAGAAGAAGACCACGGCGGCCAGGCCGAGCACCCCTGGGTCCGTCCAGGCCCCGACGACGGCGCCACCACTGAGCACCGCGCAGCTCCCGGCCGCGCCGCCGATCACGATGTTCAACACCGTACGCGGCTTCAGCCAGATCGTGTAAACGCCCAGGTAGACGATCGCCCCCGCAGCCAGGAAGAAGGCCAGGGCTGGATTGCCGGGAAGCACCGCCAACGCCGGGATCGAGATCATCGCCATGCCCAGCACGGGAACCCAGGCCGTCCG is part of the Chloroflexota bacterium genome and encodes:
- the cyoE gene encoding protoheme IX farnesyltransferase, which codes for MSSYPTKLHDAPPTGALKWGGALASTSWRDMRELGRTLAVLFKLRIVTLLLFSAAAGLFLGAGRWPGPGPLLLLLVTGGVTAAGASALNEYLEREADARMRRTRQRPLVAGTLSRTAWVPVLGMAMISIPALAVLPGNPALAFFLAAGAIVYLGVYTIWLKPRTVLNIVIGGAAGSCAVLSGGAVVGAWTDPGVLGLAAVVFFWTPIHFWSLALVYREDYARAGVPMLPVRTTSRRAAFWGAVHGLVAGMIGVMLARHPALGPLYLAFTSAVTLYLLAQGVRLVVHPSRRRAWRLFHASNFYLAVVLFAISLDTLMRWP